Proteins found in one Lycium ferocissimum isolate CSIRO_LF1 chromosome 6, AGI_CSIRO_Lferr_CH_V1, whole genome shotgun sequence genomic segment:
- the LOC132059756 gene encoding small ribosomal subunit protein uS9-like, protein MEAAAATAESVQCFGRKKTAVAVTHCKRGKGLIKINGVPIELVQPEILRYKAVEPILLLGRHRFAGVDMRIRVKGGGHTSQIYAIRQSIAKALVAFYQKYVDEQSKKEIKDILVRYDRTLLVADPRRCEPKKFGGRGARSRFQKSYR, encoded by the exons ATGGAGGCGGCGGCGGCAACAGCGGAGTCAGTACAATGTTTCGGTCGGAAGAAGACAGCGGTAGCAGTAACACACTGCAAACGTGGGAAAGGTTTGATCAAAATCAACGGTGTTCCTATCGAGCTTGTCCAACCTGAAATTCTCAG GTACAAGGCCGTCGAACCTATTTTACTGTTAGGACGACACCGTTTTGCTGGAGTAGATATGAGGATCCGTGTGAAAGGGGGAGGTCACACTTCACAAATCTACGCTATTCGTCAATCCATCGCGAAGGCACTTGTTGCGTTTTACCAGAAGTATGTTGATGAACAATCTAAGAAGGAGATTAAGGATATACTTGTGCGATATGATAGGACTTTGCTTGTTGCTGATCCTCGACGATGTGAGCCCAAGAAGTTTGGTGGTCGTGGTGCTCGTTCTAGGTTCCAGAAATCATACCGTTAG